Proteins encoded within one genomic window of Naumovozyma dairenensis CBS 421 chromosome 6, complete genome:
- the BUD21 gene encoding Bud21p (similar to Saccharomyces cerevisiae BUD21 (YOR078W); ancestral locus Anc_5.687): MPKRINFNEIDPSEYSLEIKSEINKRKKKTLKNLKKTIVRKGPVTVSLLSSTNESRSLAPKREVTVMKSKDKWLKRRALNRK, translated from the coding sequence ATGCCAAAACGtataaatttcaatgaaattgatCCAAGTGAATATAGTCTTGAAATTAAATCTGAGattaataaaagaaagaagaaaactttgaagaatttgaaaaagacTATAGTTAGGAAAGGTCCAGTAACTGTCTCTCTCCTGTCTTCAACAAATGAATCAAGATCATTGGCTCCTAAAAGAGAAGTGACCGTTATGaaatcaaaagataaaTGGTTAAAGAGAAGAGCTTTgaatagaaaataa
- the TGL5 gene encoding triacylglycerol lipase (similar to Saccharomyces cerevisiae TGL4 (YKR089C) and TGL5 (YOR081C); ancestral locus Anc_5.690), with translation MSSYPVTQYLIEKYYESTNESPNCGKIITPTTTKNLLNALTSKDWGKQSTIDEKIWTSDSETSLDDTVDTLLLPLPQAGEQAYDDKKVDCTSTLDKWKTWLTSKLTVTNYEQNLQIKNLLIQKANSISYYQWHDICTELDNLTNKKNWKLTKESSLYDYDLIVSLTCELRNLRLSNDYTHLLYLIRTTWVRNLGGIGNVNLYRHSHVGTKHIIDEYLKESNLAIEALLTQSDLDDSYLLGIFQQCRRNIGRSALVLSGGATFGLFHIGVLASLFEADVMPRIISGTSSGAIVASIFCVHTTDEIPSLLANVLNMEFNIFKDDKDKSDTDNLLIKFSRFMKTGTWFDNKHLVNTMITFLGDLTFREAYNRTGKILNITVSPASIFEQGRLLNNLTAPNVLIWSAVCASCSVPGIFPATPLYEKDPLTGKVTQWGGNRSVKFVDGSVDNDLPIPRLSEMFNVDHIIACQVNMHVYPFLKCSVSCVGGEIQNEFTAKLKQSISKIYNSVNEEIIHYLGVGAELGIARMPLTKLRSMLSQTYSGNVTILPDISMVSQLPNVLVNPTQQFLLHETMLGARATWPKISMIRNNCGQELALDRAITHLKEKIIMSSSINNPLQFSDTVYGLIKLSTKDQINQQHQQSKKNNNGTLDDNLLESEESTSLLLLPKAAYRQGRSPTISLGKSRISTEIADIKFPQRKSELADLNLIGQTRIKSSSFSIQAPMAKRRISFSNKPTSKLSPPSLSLSSSRKNGTYTIQPDHRIDYQIRNKSPSKIRKSNLNTNLSLNSSPKSSVIRSNSKPISPPKFRNNRRSKKIRSRASSHAGITFKNINVDDGKYTQSSSFTPNIFYEEETVTTEVQTSSSPSSSLILDQEDKREPEHIYDSLNEFLISAPTSSPLKKGSLSQSSNK, from the coding sequence ATGTCATCATATCCAGTGACGCAATATCTGATCGAAAAATACTATGAATCAACTAATGAATCACCCAATTGTGGGAAAATAATTACTCCGACAACAACTAAGAACTTATTAAATGCACTAACATCAAAAGATTGGGGAAAACAATCTacaattgatgaaaaaatatggacAAGTGATTCGGAAACTTCATTAGATGATACGGTTGATACCCTGTTACTACCGTTACCACAAGCAGGAGAACAAGCATATGACGACAAGAAAGTCGATTGTACTTCCACTTTGGATAAATGGAAAACTTGGTTAACAAGTAAGTTGACAGTAACAAATTATGAGCAAAATTTACAGATTAAAAACTTATTGATTCAAAAGgcaaattcaatttcataCTATCAATGGCATGACATTTGTACGGAATTAGATAATTTGactaataaaaaaaattggaaattgaCTAAAGAATCAAGCTTATATGATTATGATCTTATTGTGTCGTTAACTTGCGAATTGAGAAATTTACGTCTGTCAAATGACTATACACATTTACTATACTTAATCAGAACAACATGGGTAAGAAACTTAGGGGGTATTGGGAATGTCAACCTTTATAGACATTCTCATGTAGGTACGAAGcatattattgatgaatatttaaaagagtCCAACTTAGCCATTGAAGCCCTCCTGACACAATCTGACTTAGATGATTCTTATCTGTTAGGGATATTCCAACAATGTAGAAGAAATATTGGTAGATCTGCATTAGTATTGAGTGGTGGGGCCACATTTGGTTTATTCCATATCGGTGTATTGGCTTCACTTTTTGAAGCAGATGTTATGCCAAGAATCATCAGTGGTACAAGTTCAGGTGCCATTGTGGCAAGTATATTCTGTGTTCATACAACAGACGAAATTCCAAGTTTATTAGCAAATGTCTTGAATATGgaattcaatatctttaaagatgataaagataaaagtGATACAGATAATCTAttaatcaaattttcaagATTTATGAAAACTGGGACATGGTTCGATAATAAACATTTAGTAAATACAATGATTACATTCTTAGGAGATTTAACATTTAGAGAGGCATATAATAGAACTGGGAAGATTTTAAACATTACTGTATCCCCAGCATCCATCTTCGAACAAGGTcgtttattaaataatttaaccGCCCCAAATGTTCTTATATGGTCTGCTGTCTGTGCATCATGTTCTGTACCAGGTATATTCCCTGCTACACCATTATATGAAAAGGATCCATTGACAGGGAAAGTTACTCAATGGGGCGGGAATAGATCTGTTAAGTTCGTAGACGGATCTGTCGATAATGATTTACCAATCCCAAGATTATCTGAAATGTTTAATGTGGACCACATCATCGCATGCCAAGTAAATATGCATGTTTATCCGTTCTTAAAATGTTCAGTATCATGTGTCGGTGGAGAGattcaaaatgaatttacggctaaattgaaacaatcaatatcaaaaatcTATAACTCAgtaaatgaagaaataattcattatctaGGTGTTGGTGCAGAATTAGGTATCGCGAGAATGCCATTAACTAAATTGCGATCAATGTTATCACAGACATACTCAGGAAATGTTACCATTCTACCAGATATAAGCATGGTTTCTCAATTGCCAAACGTCTTGGTTAATCCAACGCAACAATTCTTATTGCATGAAACAATGCTTGGTGCAAGAGCCACGTGGCCCAAGATATCAATGATCCGTAATAATTGTGGTCAAGAATTAGCATTAGACAGAGCAATCACTcatttaaaggaaaaaatcattatgTCCTCTTCAATTAACAATCCTTTGCAATTTTCTGATACAGTCTATGGTCTAATAAAATTATCCACAAAAgatcaaataaatcaacaGCACCAACAAtcgaagaagaataataatgggaCATTAGATGATAACCTTTTGGAATCAGAAGAGTCAACATctttactattattaccaaaGGCTGCATATCGTCAAGGAAGATCGCCAACTATAAGCTTAGGGAAATCAAGAATTTCAACAGAGATAGCAGACATAAAGTTTCCACAGAGAAAATCAGAACTTGCCGATTTAAACTTAATAGGACAAACTCGaataaaatcatcttcattttccatTCAAGCTCCAATGGCAAAACGTAGGATCtccttttcaaataaaccTACTTCTAAGTTATCGCcaccatcattatcattatcatcatctagAAAAAATGGAACATATACGATACAACCAGATCATAGGATTGATTATCAGATAAGAAATAAGTCTCCATCTAAGATTCGTAAGTCTAACTTGAATACCAACTTAAGTTTAAATAGTAGTCCCAAATCATCTGTAATACGATCAAATTCTAAACCAATATCACCACCaaaatttagaaataaCCGAAGGTCCAAGAAGATAAGGTCAAGAGCCTCTTCTCATGCAGGAATAACTTTCAAAAACATTAATGTCGATGATGGTAAATATACTCAATCATCGTCATTCACtccaaatatattttacgaagaagaaactgtAACTACAGAAGTGCAAACATCCTCATCGCCGTCATCGTCACTAATACTGGACCAAGAGGATAAGAGAGAGCCTGAACATATTTATGATAGCTTGAACGAATTCTTAATTTCGGCACCAACATCGTCTCCATTGAAAAAGGGAAGTTTATCTCAGTCCAGTAATAAGTAA
- the ATX2 gene encoding Mn(2+) transporter ATX2 (similar to Saccharomyces cerevisiae ATX2 (YOR079C); ancestral locus Anc_5.688) — protein sequence MTESSMGMLLCAIVCFYICRCFSFIYLYLHLVLLVERFRLFIYIYIYICITERRYKVKSIRTVSIRTKNTKPTLRRTNKGLRINIKNANMAISILGVFLMSTVLLIATFLIGLVPLYYVKKQNSNLASKKSNQMIGILSQFGVGMLLGTSFMLVIPEGIKSCLEHDGNVGLNLLIGFLVVYLLDRLVQLIINRKNKSVDFEQENYVSFESLTDLVKNPRRIIGCILRNNVVFALFIHGLSDGIALGTTNNNDSLLIIVLIAIVIHKIPAVLSLSSLMISKQKLPEWEVVSNLFAFALSTPLGYICLSMFNLNHSETMDWISGNLLLMSGGSLLYASFTAFVTGDKDSNNHSHTHQIFRNSENETETDTTIDHEMGNSFQENVDDDTKLPHDESLYVVSGVVLPLLISFFISED from the coding sequence ATGACAGAATCATCTATGGGCATGCTTCTATGTGCTATTGTATGTTTTTATATCTGTCGTTGTTTCTCGTTTATTTATCTATATTTGCACCTTGTTCTTCTAGTTGAAAGATTTCGattatttatatacatatatatatatatatgtataacTGAACGTAGATATAAAGTAAAGAGTATACGTACTGTATCAATAAGGACAAAAAACACTAAGCCAACACTTAGACGTACTAATAAGGGCTtaagaataaatataaagaatgCAAATATGGCCATAAGTATACTTGGAGTGTTTCTTATGTCAACGGTTTTGCTAATTGCGACATTTTTAATTGGATTAGTACCGTTATATTATgtgaagaaacaaaattctAATTTAGCCAGTAAAAAATCCAATCAAATGATTGGAATATTATCACAATTTGGTGTTGGTATGCTTTTAGGAACATCGTTTATGTTAGTTATTCCTGAGGGGATTAAATCGTGTTTGGAACATGATGGTAATGTTggattaaatttattaattggGTTTCTTGTGGTCTATTTGTTGGATAGGTTAGttcaattaattataaataGGAAAAATAAGAGCGTTGATTTTGAGCAGGAGAATTATGTTAGTTTTGAATCATTAACTGATTTAGTCAAGAATCCAAGAAGAATAATTGGTTGTATATTAAGAAACAATGTTGTATTTgctttatttattcatgGACTTTCTGATGGTATTGCTCTGGGGAccactaataataatgattcacttttaataattgttttaattGCCATTGTGATTCATAAAATACCGGCagtattatctttatcaagTCTAATGATTTCGAAACAAAAATTACCTGAATGGGAAGTTGTTTCTAATCTTTTCGCATTTGCGTTATCTACACCCTTGGGGtatatttgtttatcaatgtttaatttaaatcattCTGAGACAATGGATTGGATTAGtggtaatttattattaatgagTGGTGGGAGTTTATTATATGCGTCATTTACAGCATTTGTCACAGGTGATAAGGATAGCAACAATCACAGTCATACTCATCAAATATTTCGTAATTCAGAGAATGAAACTGAAACTGATACAACTATTGATCATGAAATGGGAAATtcatttcaagaaaatgttgatgatgacaCGAAATTACCACATGATGAATCTCTTTATGTTGTCAGTGGTGTTGTTTTACCATTACTGATATcctttttcatttctgaAGACTAA
- the DIA2 gene encoding DNA-binding SCF ubiquitin ligase subunit DIA2 (similar to Saccharomyces cerevisiae DIA2 (YOR080W); ancestral locus Anc_5.689) has translation MPIDDSVIQKAIQLGTTYFQNENYEKAKQVFEKAIILTKSYSYDDLLTLRSQYGLDPLPTNGQVLPPPSSSASSSSPSPSSSLPKPRIYHPKYIKLLDNRAACWEKMGELEKALRDATKMCFIEPYNLKCFIRKGKILQKLHKLKDAYNTYKTALRNANFATDSLKINVSKTFIDIIVHQKNLVKDKILSSRTDSRARPLSSSSSNSDVSNQFKRKFIDPIREQRQQNGSKPKRIKSQSNIEESSNKPAQNIDFIAKLPLDIMPLVFQQFSTKQLIQLSYVSKTWHSKIFAFPHLFKDFNLNAISFKQFSKFDDFIKMIPKTIHRQHHHHNHESIDSQLIRSHPIRTLHISSKSNIEETKLCKNLFTTLQNNQCDNLKLVIPNTTTHHLARYIIPKTRIVETIKKLSLMMTLRADYEYECQVLTKFQNLRNLEVLFVNSMVPVNESFDSIRIEFLSENQLKHLESIKILCDSTKIRSFPFVSQLYHIHNSNIITHLTITGVTLPNPNVNGTVGLPLQENQFSWLKNFPNLKTLWLENNQNGQLSQFMKLLRDNPNFHNLERLTFRELATPTGFGLEPVQDAFYYHSNLKALKELDLMGSSINGIGLTRLISYCLPEELTKLNIGDCPFIKLQRFPNDNDSHVLSSSKFFDDVCMLKDLCLCQNGWLNDNSVKLLMEQAPMFSHLEKLDLSMNAAITGVSIYEFLKELKDQRDGDPLDYLIIDRCESISHITVNSIKATQLVKKVDCVYERENWRKFGINSYRFP, from the coding sequence ATGCCCATAGATGATTCTGTCATTCAAAAGGCCATTCAGTTAGGTACTACctatttccaaaatgaGAACTATGAAAAGGCTAAACAAGTATTCGAAAAGGCCATCATTTTAACAAAATCGTATTCttatgatgatttattgaCATTAAGATCACAATATGGTTTAGATCCTCTTCCAACCAATGGGCAAGTATTACCACCaccatcttcttcagcaTCATCGTCGTCGCCGTCACCGTCGTCGTCACTACCAAAACCTCGAATATATCATccaaaatatatcaaattattagataataGAGCTGCATGTTGGGAAAAAATGGGTGAATTGGAAAAGGCATTAAGAGACGCAACAAAAATGTGCTTTATTGAACCATACAATTTGAAATGTTTTattagaaaaggaaaaatattacaaaaattacataaattgaaagatgcCTATAACACTTATAAAACTGCCCTAAGGAATGCAAATTTCGCTACtgattctttgaaaattaatgtttcaaaaacgttcattgatattattgtaCACCAAAAGAATTTGGTTAAAGACAAAATTCTATCTAGTCGAACCGATTCACGAGCTCGTCCTCTTtcatcctcttcttcaaacAGTGATGTCAGTAAtcaattcaaaagaaaattcattgatCCAATAAGGGAACAACGACAGCAGAATGGTTCTAAACcgaaaagaataaaatcACAATCTAACATAGAAGAATCATCAAACAAGCCCGCGcaaaatattgattttattgCGAAATTACCATTAGATATAATGCCACTGGTTTTCCAACAATTCTCAACAAAACAACTGATACAATTATCATATGTCTCTAAAACATGGCATAGTAAAATATTTGCGTTTCCTCACCTTTTTAAAGACTTTAATCTTAATGCTATCTCATTTAAACAATTCTCTAAATTCGATGACTTTATTAAAATGATACCAAAGACAATACATCGTCAAcaccatcatcataacCATGAATCGATCGATAGCCAACTAATACGATCTCATCCAATTAGAACTTTACATATATCATCAAAGTCAAATATTGAAGAGACTAAACTTTGCAAGAATCTTTTCACAACTCtacaaaataatcaatgtgataatttgaaattggtaATACCGAACACAACAACTCACCATTTAGCTAGATATATAATACCAAAGACGCGAATAGTGGAAACAATCAAAAAGTTATCACTAATGATGACATTAAGAGCAGattatgaatatgaatGTCAAGTTTTaacaaaatttcaaaatttgagAAATCTTGAAGTACTATTTGTTAATTCAATGGTACCAGTGAATGAATCCTTTGATTCAATCAGAATTGAGTTTTTAAGTGAAAACCAATTGAAACATTTGGAATCAATTAAAATTCTATGTGattcaacaaaaattaGATCCTTCCCCTTTGTATCCCAATTATATCATATCCATAACAGTAACATTATTACTCATTTAACTATAACGGGTGTAACATTACCCAATCCAAATGTAAATGGAACTGTCGGATTACCTCTTCaagaaaatcaatttaGTTGGTTGAAGAATTTcccaaatttgaaaactttatggttagaaaataatcaaaatgGTCAATTATCCCAAtttatgaaattattacGTGATAATCCTAATTTCCATAATTTAGAAAGATTAACGTTCCGTGAATTAGCCACCCCTACAGGCTTCGGTTTAGAACCTGTACAAGATGCATTCTATTATCACTCTAATTTAAAGGCGTTAAAGGAACTAGATTTGATGGGGAGTTCAATAAATGGGATAGGACTAACAAGATTAATCTCATACTGCTTACCAGAAGAATtaacaaaattaaatattggTGATTGTCCTTTTataaaattacaaagattCCCCAATGATAATGACTCTCAcgtattatcttcatcaaaattcTTTGATGATGTTTGTATGTTGAAGGATTTATGTCTTTGTCAAAATGGGTGGTTGAATGATAATTCagtgaaattattaatggaACAGGCCCCCATGTTTTCTCATTTAGAGAAATTAGACCTTTCAATGAATGCAGCAATTACTGGGGTGTCAATCtatgaatttttaaaagaattgaaagatcaAAGAGATGGAGATCCTTTGGATTATCTAATTATTGACAGGTGTGAATCAATATCTCATATTACtgttaattcaattaaagcTACCCAATTAGTGAAAAAAGTTGATTGTGTTtatgaaagagaaaattggaggaaatttggaataaattCCTATCGATTTCCCTGA